A single region of the Oncorhynchus keta strain PuntledgeMale-10-30-2019 chromosome 4, Oket_V2, whole genome shotgun sequence genome encodes:
- the LOC118369822 gene encoding acyl-coenzyme A thioesterase 9, mitochondrial-like isoform X2: MLLPRFRFLRSVASLTTRAFSLGPVSLQGKAPDMSEVRNRLREIVGASTNWRDHQQALADRLSLSNQLAGSQDELPVRRMKDSYIEVHLPLGTDPTLREKYLNYHKGVRFGRILEDLDSLAVLICYSHTHNKALQRSPLSIVTALVDKIDMRKQVIHPDCDIKFTGHVTWVGKTSIEAKMHMSQYHDGAYTPVLDATFVMVARDPENKRAAFVNPLKPEGPEEEELFQQGEINKTRRIELSTASLLKVAPTAEERKIVHSLFLNTLDTKTVSFRSRVLPPNSVWMEDAKVKGLEICHPQERNIFNRIFGGFLMRKAYELGWANACAYGGCRPILVAVDDILFQKPVEIGSLLLLSSQVCYTEGNYIQVRVHTEVLDPLTRHHNTTNVFHFTFVTDKDVPNIVPQSYGESMLYLDGKRHFNQTLESQ, from the exons ATGTTGTTGCCGAG GTTCCGTTTTCTAAGATCGGTGGCATCTCTGACAACGAGGGCGTTCTCCCTGGGCCCTGTGTCTCTGCAGGGGAAGGCCCCGGACATGTCTGAGG TGCGCAACCGGCTGAGGGAGATTGTGGGAGCGTCCACTAACTGGAG GGACCACCAGCAGGCGTTAGCTGACCGTTTGTCGTTGTCCAATCAGCTGGCTGGTTCTCAAGATGAGCTTCCTGTCCGCAGGATGAAGGACAGCTACATAGAGGTCCACCTTCCCCTGGGCACAGACCCTACCCTTAGAGAGAAATACCTTAACTACCACAAAGGTGTCAG GTTTGGCCGTATCCTGGAGGATCTGGACAGTCTAGCAG tgttGATCTGTTACTCTCACACCCATAACAAGGCACTTCAGAGATCTCCTCTGTCCATCGTCACTGCCCTGGTGGACAAGATAG ACATGAGGAAACAAGTCATACACCCTGACTGTGACATCAAGTTCACTGGTCACGTGACCTGGGTGGGGAAGACCTCCATCGAAGCCAAGATGCACATgtctcag TACCATGATGGGGCCTACACTCCAGTTCTGGATGCTACGTTTGTTATGGTTGCCAGAGACCCTGAGAACAAGAG gGCAGCGTTTGTTAATCCTCTGAAACCAGAGGGGCCTGAAGAGGAGGAACTGTTTCAGCAGGGAGAGA TCAATAAGACGCGTCGTATAGAGCTGAGTACAGCGTCTCTACTGAAGGTGGCCCCTACTGCTGAGGAGAGGAAGATCGTACACAGCCTGTTCCTCAACACCCTGGACACCAA gACAGTGAGTTTCCGTAGCAGAGTTCTGCCTCCTAACTCCGTATGGATGGAGGACGCCAAAGTCAAAGGATTGGAGATCTGCCATccacag GAGAGGAATATCTTTAACAGGATCTTTGGAGGGTTTCTGATGAGGAAAGCTTACGAGTTGGGCTGGGCTAACGCATGTGCCTACGG gggGTGTCGGCCTATCCTGGTTGCCGTGGACGATATCCTCTTCCAGAAGCCTGTAGAGATTGGCTCCCTGTTACTGCTCTCATCACAG gtgtgttACACAGAGGGGAACTACATCCAGGTCAGAGTTCATACAGAGGTTCTTGACCCCCTGACCCGGCATCACAACACGACTAACGTCTTCCACTTCACCTTCGTCACAGACAAAGACGTCCCCAACATAGTACCGCAGAGCTACGGAG agTCCATGTTGTACCTGGATGGGAAGAGACACTTTAACCAGACCCTAGAGTCTCAGTGA
- the LOC118369822 gene encoding acyl-coenzyme A thioesterase 9, mitochondrial-like isoform X1, producing the protein MLLPRFRFLRSVASLTTRAFSLGPVSLQGKAPDMSEGNAHLLVSNVRNRLREIVGASTNWRDHQQALADRLSLSNQLAGSQDELPVRRMKDSYIEVHLPLGTDPTLREKYLNYHKGVRFGRILEDLDSLAVLICYSHTHNKALQRSPLSIVTALVDKIDMRKQVIHPDCDIKFTGHVTWVGKTSIEAKMHMSQYHDGAYTPVLDATFVMVARDPENKRAAFVNPLKPEGPEEEELFQQGEINKTRRIELSTASLLKVAPTAEERKIVHSLFLNTLDTKTVSFRSRVLPPNSVWMEDAKVKGLEICHPQERNIFNRIFGGFLMRKAYELGWANACAYGGCRPILVAVDDILFQKPVEIGSLLLLSSQVCYTEGNYIQVRVHTEVLDPLTRHHNTTNVFHFTFVTDKDVPNIVPQSYGESMLYLDGKRHFNQTLESQ; encoded by the exons ATGTTGTTGCCGAG GTTCCGTTTTCTAAGATCGGTGGCATCTCTGACAACGAGGGCGTTCTCCCTGGGCCCTGTGTCTCTGCAGGGGAAGGCCCCGGACATGTCTGAGG GGAATGCTCACTTGCTAGTGTCAAATG TGCGCAACCGGCTGAGGGAGATTGTGGGAGCGTCCACTAACTGGAG GGACCACCAGCAGGCGTTAGCTGACCGTTTGTCGTTGTCCAATCAGCTGGCTGGTTCTCAAGATGAGCTTCCTGTCCGCAGGATGAAGGACAGCTACATAGAGGTCCACCTTCCCCTGGGCACAGACCCTACCCTTAGAGAGAAATACCTTAACTACCACAAAGGTGTCAG GTTTGGCCGTATCCTGGAGGATCTGGACAGTCTAGCAG tgttGATCTGTTACTCTCACACCCATAACAAGGCACTTCAGAGATCTCCTCTGTCCATCGTCACTGCCCTGGTGGACAAGATAG ACATGAGGAAACAAGTCATACACCCTGACTGTGACATCAAGTTCACTGGTCACGTGACCTGGGTGGGGAAGACCTCCATCGAAGCCAAGATGCACATgtctcag TACCATGATGGGGCCTACACTCCAGTTCTGGATGCTACGTTTGTTATGGTTGCCAGAGACCCTGAGAACAAGAG gGCAGCGTTTGTTAATCCTCTGAAACCAGAGGGGCCTGAAGAGGAGGAACTGTTTCAGCAGGGAGAGA TCAATAAGACGCGTCGTATAGAGCTGAGTACAGCGTCTCTACTGAAGGTGGCCCCTACTGCTGAGGAGAGGAAGATCGTACACAGCCTGTTCCTCAACACCCTGGACACCAA gACAGTGAGTTTCCGTAGCAGAGTTCTGCCTCCTAACTCCGTATGGATGGAGGACGCCAAAGTCAAAGGATTGGAGATCTGCCATccacag GAGAGGAATATCTTTAACAGGATCTTTGGAGGGTTTCTGATGAGGAAAGCTTACGAGTTGGGCTGGGCTAACGCATGTGCCTACGG gggGTGTCGGCCTATCCTGGTTGCCGTGGACGATATCCTCTTCCAGAAGCCTGTAGAGATTGGCTCCCTGTTACTGCTCTCATCACAG gtgtgttACACAGAGGGGAACTACATCCAGGTCAGAGTTCATACAGAGGTTCTTGACCCCCTGACCCGGCATCACAACACGACTAACGTCTTCCACTTCACCTTCGTCACAGACAAAGACGTCCCCAACATAGTACCGCAGAGCTACGGAG agTCCATGTTGTACCTGGATGGGAAGAGACACTTTAACCAGACCCTAGAGTCTCAGTGA
- the LOC118369822 gene encoding acyl-coenzyme A thioesterase 9, mitochondrial-like isoform X4, protein MSEVRNRLREIVGASTNWRDHQQALADRLSLSNQLAGSQDELPVRRMKDSYIEVHLPLGTDPTLREKYLNYHKGVRFGRILEDLDSLAVLICYSHTHNKALQRSPLSIVTALVDKIDMRKQVIHPDCDIKFTGHVTWVGKTSIEAKMHMSQYHDGAYTPVLDATFVMVARDPENKRAAFVNPLKPEGPEEEELFQQGEINKTRRIELSTASLLKVAPTAEERKIVHSLFLNTLDTKTVSFRSRVLPPNSVWMEDAKVKGLEICHPQERNIFNRIFGGFLMRKAYELGWANACAYGGCRPILVAVDDILFQKPVEIGSLLLLSSQVCYTEGNYIQVRVHTEVLDPLTRHHNTTNVFHFTFVTDKDVPNIVPQSYGESMLYLDGKRHFNQTLESQ, encoded by the exons ATGTCTGAGG TGCGCAACCGGCTGAGGGAGATTGTGGGAGCGTCCACTAACTGGAG GGACCACCAGCAGGCGTTAGCTGACCGTTTGTCGTTGTCCAATCAGCTGGCTGGTTCTCAAGATGAGCTTCCTGTCCGCAGGATGAAGGACAGCTACATAGAGGTCCACCTTCCCCTGGGCACAGACCCTACCCTTAGAGAGAAATACCTTAACTACCACAAAGGTGTCAG GTTTGGCCGTATCCTGGAGGATCTGGACAGTCTAGCAG tgttGATCTGTTACTCTCACACCCATAACAAGGCACTTCAGAGATCTCCTCTGTCCATCGTCACTGCCCTGGTGGACAAGATAG ACATGAGGAAACAAGTCATACACCCTGACTGTGACATCAAGTTCACTGGTCACGTGACCTGGGTGGGGAAGACCTCCATCGAAGCCAAGATGCACATgtctcag TACCATGATGGGGCCTACACTCCAGTTCTGGATGCTACGTTTGTTATGGTTGCCAGAGACCCTGAGAACAAGAG gGCAGCGTTTGTTAATCCTCTGAAACCAGAGGGGCCTGAAGAGGAGGAACTGTTTCAGCAGGGAGAGA TCAATAAGACGCGTCGTATAGAGCTGAGTACAGCGTCTCTACTGAAGGTGGCCCCTACTGCTGAGGAGAGGAAGATCGTACACAGCCTGTTCCTCAACACCCTGGACACCAA gACAGTGAGTTTCCGTAGCAGAGTTCTGCCTCCTAACTCCGTATGGATGGAGGACGCCAAAGTCAAAGGATTGGAGATCTGCCATccacag GAGAGGAATATCTTTAACAGGATCTTTGGAGGGTTTCTGATGAGGAAAGCTTACGAGTTGGGCTGGGCTAACGCATGTGCCTACGG gggGTGTCGGCCTATCCTGGTTGCCGTGGACGATATCCTCTTCCAGAAGCCTGTAGAGATTGGCTCCCTGTTACTGCTCTCATCACAG gtgtgttACACAGAGGGGAACTACATCCAGGTCAGAGTTCATACAGAGGTTCTTGACCCCCTGACCCGGCATCACAACACGACTAACGTCTTCCACTTCACCTTCGTCACAGACAAAGACGTCCCCAACATAGTACCGCAGAGCTACGGAG agTCCATGTTGTACCTGGATGGGAAGAGACACTTTAACCAGACCCTAGAGTCTCAGTGA
- the LOC118369822 gene encoding acyl-coenzyme A thioesterase 9, mitochondrial-like isoform X3: MSEGNAHLLVSNVRNRLREIVGASTNWRDHQQALADRLSLSNQLAGSQDELPVRRMKDSYIEVHLPLGTDPTLREKYLNYHKGVRFGRILEDLDSLAVLICYSHTHNKALQRSPLSIVTALVDKIDMRKQVIHPDCDIKFTGHVTWVGKTSIEAKMHMSQYHDGAYTPVLDATFVMVARDPENKRAAFVNPLKPEGPEEEELFQQGEINKTRRIELSTASLLKVAPTAEERKIVHSLFLNTLDTKTVSFRSRVLPPNSVWMEDAKVKGLEICHPQERNIFNRIFGGFLMRKAYELGWANACAYGGCRPILVAVDDILFQKPVEIGSLLLLSSQVCYTEGNYIQVRVHTEVLDPLTRHHNTTNVFHFTFVTDKDVPNIVPQSYGESMLYLDGKRHFNQTLESQ, from the exons ATGTCTGAGG GGAATGCTCACTTGCTAGTGTCAAATG TGCGCAACCGGCTGAGGGAGATTGTGGGAGCGTCCACTAACTGGAG GGACCACCAGCAGGCGTTAGCTGACCGTTTGTCGTTGTCCAATCAGCTGGCTGGTTCTCAAGATGAGCTTCCTGTCCGCAGGATGAAGGACAGCTACATAGAGGTCCACCTTCCCCTGGGCACAGACCCTACCCTTAGAGAGAAATACCTTAACTACCACAAAGGTGTCAG GTTTGGCCGTATCCTGGAGGATCTGGACAGTCTAGCAG tgttGATCTGTTACTCTCACACCCATAACAAGGCACTTCAGAGATCTCCTCTGTCCATCGTCACTGCCCTGGTGGACAAGATAG ACATGAGGAAACAAGTCATACACCCTGACTGTGACATCAAGTTCACTGGTCACGTGACCTGGGTGGGGAAGACCTCCATCGAAGCCAAGATGCACATgtctcag TACCATGATGGGGCCTACACTCCAGTTCTGGATGCTACGTTTGTTATGGTTGCCAGAGACCCTGAGAACAAGAG gGCAGCGTTTGTTAATCCTCTGAAACCAGAGGGGCCTGAAGAGGAGGAACTGTTTCAGCAGGGAGAGA TCAATAAGACGCGTCGTATAGAGCTGAGTACAGCGTCTCTACTGAAGGTGGCCCCTACTGCTGAGGAGAGGAAGATCGTACACAGCCTGTTCCTCAACACCCTGGACACCAA gACAGTGAGTTTCCGTAGCAGAGTTCTGCCTCCTAACTCCGTATGGATGGAGGACGCCAAAGTCAAAGGATTGGAGATCTGCCATccacag GAGAGGAATATCTTTAACAGGATCTTTGGAGGGTTTCTGATGAGGAAAGCTTACGAGTTGGGCTGGGCTAACGCATGTGCCTACGG gggGTGTCGGCCTATCCTGGTTGCCGTGGACGATATCCTCTTCCAGAAGCCTGTAGAGATTGGCTCCCTGTTACTGCTCTCATCACAG gtgtgttACACAGAGGGGAACTACATCCAGGTCAGAGTTCATACAGAGGTTCTTGACCCCCTGACCCGGCATCACAACACGACTAACGTCTTCCACTTCACCTTCGTCACAGACAAAGACGTCCCCAACATAGTACCGCAGAGCTACGGAG agTCCATGTTGTACCTGGATGGGAAGAGACACTTTAACCAGACCCTAGAGTCTCAGTGA